A window of the Synechococcus sp. M16.1 genome harbors these coding sequences:
- the glgB gene encoding 1,4-alpha-glucan branching protein GlgB produces MGVAAVLDWMVQDGERLANCRHDHPFAVLGPQPSDQGWTVRIWMPEAQTVTLLQAGDEIAMTTPNHPWVFEAQLNRDPGCTYRVRVERGGIVHEQHDPWAFRGEWMGEMDRHLFAEGNHHHVWQKMGAHLTERDGVRGVMFCLWAPSALTVSVIGDLNSWDGRHHPMQQRVGGIWELFIPGLEEGHLYKYEIRTQEGHCYQKADPYGFQHEVRPDNSSVVARLGGYQWSDQGWMQKRDSSNALDQPISVYEMHLGSWIHASADEPWIQPDGTPRTPVPAAEMKPGARLLTYAELAERLIPYVKERGFTHIEVMPITEHPFDGSWGYQVTGWYAPTSRYGTPDEFRAFVDRCHAEGIGVIIDWVPGHFPKDAHGLAFFDGTHLYEHSDPRIGEHKEWGTLIFNYSRNEVRNFLVANLVFWFEQFHIDGIRVDAVASMLYRDYLRPDGEWLPNENGGRENTEAVRFLQQANHVLFQHFPGALSIAEESTTWPMVTQPTDSGGLGFNLKWNMGWMHDMLDYFELDPWFRQFHQNNITFSIWYTYTENFMLALSHDEVVHGKSHLLHKMPGDDWQKYANTRALLSYMWTHPGKKTIFMGMEFGQRAEWNVWGDLQWDLLNYEPHKGIQRLVDDLNVLYKAEPALWRDDFDQFGFQWIDCNDNRHSVISFMRRESASGTWLVVVANFTPQSHSHYRVGVPLSGFYEEIFNSDAAKYGGSNLGNMGGKPTDEWGIHGYENSLDLCLPPLSLMVFKHDPKRSLSSSEPDNIV; encoded by the coding sequence ATGGGTGTCGCCGCAGTCCTCGACTGGATGGTGCAGGACGGCGAACGGTTGGCGAATTGTCGCCATGACCACCCGTTTGCGGTGCTTGGTCCTCAACCCTCTGATCAGGGTTGGACCGTGCGGATCTGGATGCCGGAAGCCCAAACAGTCACCCTGTTGCAGGCTGGCGACGAGATCGCCATGACAACGCCGAACCACCCCTGGGTGTTCGAGGCACAGCTCAACAGAGACCCCGGCTGCACTTACCGGGTCAGGGTTGAGCGGGGCGGGATCGTGCACGAACAACACGACCCCTGGGCCTTCCGCGGCGAATGGATGGGCGAAATGGATCGCCACCTGTTCGCTGAAGGCAACCATCACCACGTCTGGCAAAAGATGGGTGCCCACCTCACCGAGCGTGACGGGGTCAGGGGTGTGATGTTCTGCCTGTGGGCGCCCAGCGCTCTCACGGTCTCCGTGATTGGAGATCTGAATTCATGGGATGGACGTCACCACCCCATGCAGCAGCGCGTCGGGGGCATCTGGGAACTGTTCATCCCCGGCCTCGAGGAGGGACATCTCTACAAGTACGAAATCCGTACCCAAGAAGGCCACTGCTACCAAAAGGCTGATCCTTACGGCTTCCAGCACGAGGTTCGCCCGGACAACAGCTCCGTTGTGGCTCGCCTGGGCGGATACCAATGGTCCGATCAGGGCTGGATGCAGAAGCGCGACAGCAGCAACGCGCTCGATCAACCGATCTCGGTGTATGAAATGCACCTGGGCAGCTGGATCCACGCATCAGCGGATGAGCCCTGGATTCAACCCGACGGCACCCCTCGGACGCCCGTTCCCGCCGCGGAGATGAAACCCGGCGCTCGCCTGCTCACCTACGCCGAACTCGCCGAGCGCCTGATTCCGTACGTCAAGGAGAGGGGCTTCACCCACATCGAGGTGATGCCGATCACCGAGCATCCCTTCGATGGCTCCTGGGGCTATCAGGTGACGGGTTGGTATGCCCCCACCAGCCGTTACGGAACGCCCGATGAATTTCGGGCCTTCGTGGATCGCTGTCACGCCGAAGGCATCGGCGTGATCATCGACTGGGTTCCGGGCCACTTCCCGAAGGATGCCCACGGCCTGGCCTTCTTTGATGGCACCCATCTCTATGAACACAGTGATCCCCGGATCGGGGAACACAAGGAATGGGGAACGCTGATCTTCAACTACAGCCGCAACGAGGTTCGTAATTTCCTCGTCGCCAACCTGGTGTTCTGGTTCGAGCAGTTCCACATCGATGGCATACGCGTGGATGCCGTGGCCTCGATGCTCTATCGCGACTACCTGCGTCCCGACGGGGAATGGCTCCCCAATGAGAACGGCGGTCGGGAGAACACCGAAGCCGTTCGCTTCCTGCAGCAGGCCAACCACGTGCTGTTCCAGCACTTCCCAGGGGCCCTCTCGATCGCGGAGGAATCAACCACCTGGCCGATGGTGACGCAGCCCACGGACAGCGGCGGCCTCGGGTTCAACCTCAAATGGAACATGGGTTGGATGCACGACATGCTCGATTACTTCGAGCTGGACCCGTGGTTCCGCCAGTTCCACCAGAACAACATCACCTTCTCGATCTGGTACACCTACACCGAGAACTTCATGCTGGCCCTGAGCCACGATGAAGTGGTGCACGGGAAGAGCCATCTCCTGCACAAGATGCCGGGAGATGACTGGCAGAAGTACGCCAACACCCGGGCGTTGCTCTCCTACATGTGGACGCACCCCGGCAAGAAGACGATCTTCATGGGGATGGAATTCGGCCAGCGGGCTGAATGGAATGTGTGGGGCGATCTCCAGTGGGATCTGCTGAACTACGAACCCCACAAGGGCATCCAGCGTTTGGTGGATGACCTCAACGTTCTCTACAAGGCAGAACCGGCCCTCTGGCGGGACGACTTCGACCAGTTCGGCTTCCAGTGGATCGATTGCAACGACAACCGCCACTCCGTGATCAGCTTCATGCGTCGGGAGAGTGCCAGCGGCACCTGGCTGGTGGTGGTGGCGAACTTCACGCCCCAAAGTCACTCCCATTACCGCGTGGGCGTTCCTCTCTCCGGCTTCTACGAGGAGATCTTCAACTCCGATGCAGCCAAATACGGCGGCAGCAACCTCGGCAACATGGGCGGCAAACCAACGGACGAATGGGGCATCCACGGCTACGAGAACTCCTTGGATCTCTGCCT
- a CDS encoding DUF3887 domain-containing protein: MELISPAAAEQLTRTELTPAQPTAAAELLLEALKNRQGDVMHDALAAPVQTSVDMNTVQARLNQLAAIDATRVVSVTPGYNTTTIDAVVTTASGDEGVLMVLDEDGKLLAWKWSDRIQPIETTALDFTRDLAAGRWIAARSKMSLQLQEELAPGDLERKWTKLSQVSGGFRKVKDAVIAHQGGDQQLVLVAVAFGQATTNLFVIFDASGRIINVDISRDFV; encoded by the coding sequence ATGGAGTTGATCAGTCCCGCAGCAGCGGAGCAACTCACCAGAACCGAACTCACCCCAGCCCAGCCAACGGCGGCGGCTGAACTGCTGCTGGAGGCGCTCAAAAATCGCCAGGGAGACGTCATGCATGACGCTCTCGCAGCCCCGGTTCAGACCAGCGTTGATATGAACACCGTCCAGGCACGCCTGAACCAACTCGCGGCCATTGATGCAACCCGCGTTGTCAGCGTGACCCCTGGCTACAACACAACAACCATCGATGCGGTGGTGACCACTGCATCCGGTGACGAAGGGGTGCTGATGGTGCTGGATGAGGACGGCAAACTGCTCGCCTGGAAGTGGAGCGACCGGATCCAGCCGATCGAGACAACGGCCCTCGACTTCACCCGCGACCTGGCAGCAGGACGCTGGATTGCCGCGCGATCCAAGATGTCCCTCCAACTCCAGGAGGAGCTGGCCCCGGGAGATCTGGAACGCAAATGGACCAAGCTCAGCCAGGTGTCAGGTGGGTTCCGCAAGGTCAAGGACGCTGTGATCGCCCATCAAGGCGGCGATCAGCAGCTCGTGCTGGTGGCTGTCGCCTTCGGCCAGGCCACCACCAACCTGTTCGTGATCTTTGACGCAAGCGGTCGGATCATCAACGTCGACATTTCCCGAGACTTCGTCTGA